Within the Solwaraspora sp. WMMA2056 genome, the region TGGGAGCGCGAGGCCACCTATCCCCGGCAGGTCGGCGACGCGCTGCAGAGCAACCTCGGTGACCTGGAAGCCTGGATCGGCTGGCTCGCGCTGGACGCGGAGCGGCGCGCCGAGTCGCGCCGCTACCTGCAGGAGGCGATCGTCCGCGCCCGACTGCGCGACGATCCGCACCTTGAGGTCCAAGTGCTGGCGATCATGGCGATGCTGGTCAGGGACGCCCGGCCGGTCGAGTCGGTGCAGATTGCCGAGGCAGCCCTCCGCATTTCGGCACCCTGGGCCACTCCTCGGCTTACCAGCCTGCTGCACCTGCGGACCACGCACGCGTCGGCGTTGATGGGCGACGCCGTCGAGTTCAACCGCGCACTCGCTAGAGCCAAGACCGCGCTCGATCGTGGCCCCAGCGATGACGACCCGCCCTACACCTGGCATGTCGGCGAGCGCGAGGTCAACGGAGCGGAAGGGCTGTCGCACCTGGCGCTCGGCCGCCCCGACCGGGCGATTTCCTGTCTGCAGGCTCGGGTGGCACACCACGACCCTGTCTATCGGCGGAATCAGATCCTCGGCAAGGTCAGCCTGGCGATCGCGCTGCACCAGCAGGGCGACTCCACCGCAGCAGGCACCGTCGCGCTGGACGCGCTGCCGGAGATCGCCGACCTGAAGTCCGGGCGTGGCCGTAAGCGGCTCGCTGGGTTGCGGGCCGACCTCGGGCAGGTGGCCGACCAGGTGCCAGCGGCACGGGACTTCGTCGAGGCGTACGACGTGGCGAAGATGGCGGCCTGACGAGTCGCCCGACCTGCCGGTGTCGGCGGGCTGGGCCAGGCTCTGGCCGCCGGCGTCGGCTTGGCTGAGGCTGGGAGACTGGGCGGTATGTCGACTGTGATCGTGCCCGCCGGGTTGAGCATGGGTCCGCGCTACCGGTACGTCCGACCGCCGGACCCGACGCCGGAGTGCTACGAGGTGCACCTCGGCGACGACCTGGTCGAGTTGACCGAGACCGAGGCGGCGGTGTGGGCGGCGGCGTTCCTCTACCCGGACCGGCACGCCAAGCTGTCGGTCAACCGGGAGTCGCTGGTGCGGATGCTGGAGACCGCACCGAAGCCGGAGCCACAGGCCGCCCGGTACGTCGACGATCTGATCGCCCGGGGTCTGCTGGTGGAGTTCGACCCGGACGGCGATCTGCGCCCGGTGTTCAGCCGGCACAAGCTGCTGCCGCTGGCCCAGGGCCTCGGCTCCACACCGGACGCCCCTCACCAGCACCGCATCGGCATCGCCGACCAACCCCTCGTCGCCCTACCAAATTCGGTGTACGGGCTCTGGTCGTTCTCGTTCCACAGCAAGAACCTGTGGGAGGCGTGCGCCTACT harbors:
- a CDS encoding helix-turn-helix transcriptional regulator, translated to MTGRRDSFIRRRRAAGFSQEGLAERLQVDRTTVARWERGKAEPQPYTRARLAEALGTSVDQLDALLAGEPENRSLDIDDRGGTVTSGDDNGGDLTDRRAFTINAALAGLGIASPLRDWVTAPDVPQHLSMEHLQQVSATIASLERADAAAGGGSLCDVAIAMHRRLTRWEREATYPRQVGDALQSNLGDLEAWIGWLALDAERRAESRRYLQEAIVRARLRDDPHLEVQVLAIMAMLVRDARPVESVQIAEAALRISAPWATPRLTSLLHLRTTHASALMGDAVEFNRALARAKTALDRGPSDDDPPYTWHVGEREVNGAEGLSHLALGRPDRAISCLQARVAHHDPVYRRNQILGKVSLAIALHQQGDSTAAGTVALDALPEIADLKSGRGRKRLAGLRADLGQVADQVPAARDFVEAYDVAKMAA